The sequence below is a genomic window from Lampris incognitus isolate fLamInc1 chromosome 18, fLamInc1.hap2, whole genome shotgun sequence.
AAACAGCTCATTCAACCTTGGGCATTGTATTTATGACACATTACATTTGACTTTACATATCAATGACTAAATTTGAATTTACCTTACATCCCACATCAGAATCAAGAAACTACATCCAGTGTTCCCGTAACTGAAAAAGTCTCAACTAAAGCTACTGTACCTGTGACTGTGACCATGGCATCACCATCCACAACCAAAGCTACATCGGCTTCAACACAATACTCTACTGCAGCTCCAACTAAACTGGCTTCAACACAATCCTATACTGCAGCTCCAAATACATTGGCTTCAACACAACCTTCTACTGGAGCTCCAACTACAACGACACAACCCTCTACTGCAGCTCCAATTACAACACATTCAACTAAAGCTGCATCTGTCCTTACAACCACTACAAATGTAGCAACAACTGATACTACAACTACTGCAATCACTACTATGACTGTCACACCTACAAATACCACAGCTGTTCCCACAACTACTTCTAGAGCTGACCCTGCAATCACTACTACAACTGTCCCACCTACAAATACCACAACTGTTCCCACAACTTCTTCTAGAGCTGACCCTGCAATCACTACTACAACTGTCCCACCTACAAATACCACAACTGTTCCCACAACTTCTTCTAGAGCTGACCCTgcaatcactactactactgtcccaCCTACAAATACCACAACTGTTCCCACAACTACTTCTAGAGCTGACCCTGCAATCACTACTATAACTGTCCCACCTACAAATACCACAACT
It includes:
- the LOC130128848 gene encoding mucin-2-like; amino-acid sequence: MNSAQGLCVLALLTSGIAQNQETTSSVPVTEKVSTKATVPVTVTMASPSTTKATSASTQYSTAAPTKLASTQSYTAAPNTLASTQPSTGAPTTTTQPSTAAPITTHSTKAASVLTTTTNVATTDTTTTAITTMTVTPTNTTAVPTTTSRADPAITTTTVPPTNTTTVPTTSSRADPAITTTTVPPTNTTTVPTTSSRADPAITTTTVPPTNTTTVPTTTSRADPAITTITVPPTNTTTVPTTSSGTDSAITTTTVPPTNTTTVPTTSSRTDPAITTTTVPPTNTTTVPTTTSRADPAITTMTVTPTNTTTVPTTTSRADPAITTTTVPPTSTATAPTTTSSADLTTIAATIAATIPTTATSTTSTTVTTTSTQASSTSTVLPPTTSRNIITTTTMNRGPGVKASLLTSLVPLLLFVLHH